A single window of Halodesulfovibrio marinisediminis DSM 17456 DNA harbors:
- the lpxD gene encoding UDP-3-O-(3-hydroxymyristoyl)glucosamine N-acyltransferase, with protein MLLSTIAQHLGLEFAGEDLEITGVNTLEAALETELSFLANPKYASKLAETKAGAVVCTADQAENVQRALISENPYFDFARCVAIFAKPQGEMKGISELAFIDPTATIADDVTVYPHAFIGPRATIGSGTVIFPGCYIGEDSTIGADCILYPNAVLMAETTVGDDCIIHAGVVLGGDGFGFAPTEHGVQKIPQIGTVTIGNDVEIGANTTIDRAVLGSTSVGDATKIDNLVMLGHNVEMGSNCLIVSQVGISGSTKIGNGVVMAGQAGIAGHLNIGDGATVGPKTGVGKDIPAGVTMAGMPAMEKGIFMRHTTLSPKIPDLFKRVKQLEKEIEALKK; from the coding sequence ATGCTGCTTTCTACAATCGCACAACATCTTGGTCTTGAGTTTGCTGGTGAAGATCTTGAAATAACAGGTGTAAACACCCTTGAAGCTGCTCTGGAAACAGAACTTAGTTTTCTGGCTAATCCTAAGTATGCTTCAAAACTTGCAGAAACTAAAGCTGGTGCAGTTGTTTGTACTGCCGATCAGGCAGAGAATGTTCAGCGCGCGCTTATTAGTGAAAACCCGTATTTTGACTTTGCTCGTTGCGTTGCAATCTTTGCCAAGCCGCAAGGTGAAATGAAGGGCATTTCAGAACTGGCCTTTATTGATCCTACTGCTACAATTGCTGATGATGTAACCGTGTACCCACATGCTTTTATCGGTCCACGTGCTACAATCGGTTCCGGTACTGTTATTTTCCCGGGATGTTATATCGGAGAAGATTCCACTATCGGGGCTGACTGCATTTTGTATCCAAATGCTGTGCTTATGGCAGAAACAACTGTGGGCGATGACTGCATTATTCATGCAGGTGTCGTGCTTGGTGGTGATGGATTTGGATTTGCTCCTACTGAACATGGAGTACAGAAAATTCCACAGATCGGTACCGTAACTATCGGTAACGATGTCGAAATTGGTGCAAACACTACCATTGACCGCGCTGTACTTGGTTCCACAAGTGTGGGTGACGCAACAAAAATTGATAATCTTGTTATGCTCGGGCATAATGTAGAAATGGGCAGTAACTGCCTGATTGTGTCACAGGTAGGTATTTCCGGTTCCACAAAAATTGGTAACGGTGTTGTAATGGCAGGGCAGGCAGGCATTGCAGGCCACCTGAACATTGGCGACGGCGCAACTGTCGGACCAAAAACCGGAGTAGGAAAAGATATACCGGCTGGAGTAACAATGGCTGGTATGCCGGCGATGGAAAAGGGGATATTCATGCGTCATACAACTCTTTCTCCTAAAATTCCTGACCTGTTTAAACGAGTAAAACAGCTCGAAAAAGAAATCGAAGCGTTGAAAAAATAG
- a CDS encoding OmpH family outer membrane protein: protein MRNILLAVVACTFLFASSAVAAKYGEVDFGVIAKDSEPALAIAKAMKQTFGAEDKKLKEDKVAFEAKVKEFRVQSQALSDDAKKAKIEELRKEEMGLAQRQQQFVQRARAAEQAALRDMSALMLEATREFGKKNGYEMIIAKAQGAVLYIKNPVDVTKQVMVVVNRLYRAKLEKIKASQKKDKK from the coding sequence ATGCGTAATATTCTTTTAGCGGTAGTGGCTTGTACTTTTCTTTTCGCTTCATCTGCGGTAGCTGCAAAATACGGTGAAGTTGATTTTGGAGTCATCGCTAAAGATTCTGAACCAGCACTGGCAATTGCTAAGGCAATGAAGCAGACTTTTGGTGCTGAAGACAAGAAACTTAAAGAAGATAAAGTTGCTTTTGAGGCAAAAGTAAAAGAGTTCCGTGTTCAGAGCCAGGCTCTTTCAGACGATGCTAAAAAAGCAAAAATCGAAGAACTCCGTAAAGAAGAGATGGGGCTTGCTCAGCGTCAGCAGCAGTTCGTACAGCGTGCTCGTGCTGCAGAACAGGCTGCTCTCCGTGACATGTCTGCCCTCATGCTTGAAGCTACCCGCGAATTTGGTAAGAAAAACGGTTACGAAATGATTATCGCTAAAGCACAGGGTGCTGTTTTGTACATTAAGAACCCTGTTGACGTAACAAAGCAGGTAATGGTTGTAGTTAACCGTTTGTACCGTGCTAAGCTTGAAAAAATTAAAGCTTCACAGAAAAAAGATAAAAAATAA
- a CDS encoding N-acetylmuramoyl-L-alanine amidase, protein MLITRKKGMRCLPLLLLFLLLSVTDSYANISRDYQTALNQFRSLVKNSKQARYRSNWKRLEDKFIAIYQANPDGSYAPKVLYYMGRVNEELARRSYLRSDYQAAVDYYNRCSKRFTRHSWTDDALYRMARVQYYNLNQSAEARKTLNTILSKYQAGDKYKEALALHRKILSEVRGGTTASKSPQKHQPTSHTTTTVSKPRKASNKVALKGIRFTSSNDYTRVVIDLSGEAKHQYKFLNADPVRKLPFRLYIDLDGTVPSQAVKDELKIYDGILQMIRVGKPVPGTSRVVLDFESVQKYTVFALENPYRVVVDVSAPKDGNMSHPPVDLSRKPSVQKPKKPSRTVPPSRKIPDLIEQLGLTVKTVMIDAGHGGKDPGAAKNRIREKDYVLNVAKMLGKKLKAKGFNVLYTRSSDVFIPLEERTAKANVQKVDLFVSLHINASRKSRVNGIETYYLNLARSKSARRIAARENAISEKRISDLQFILTDLMLNSKMQESKALAELVQKSMVKKVRAKGWKSKSNGVRSAPFYVLMGAKMPSILVELGYCSNPTEAKRLRNNSYLNLLADGIADALSTYRTNLKNYAAM, encoded by the coding sequence ATGCTAATTACCAGAAAAAAAGGTATGCGTTGCTTGCCTTTGCTTCTTCTTTTTCTTCTTCTCTCAGTTACGGATTCCTACGCCAACATTAGTCGGGATTATCAAACCGCGTTGAATCAATTTAGATCGCTTGTTAAAAACTCAAAACAAGCACGCTATCGTTCCAACTGGAAACGGTTGGAAGATAAATTTATCGCTATCTATCAAGCTAATCCTGACGGTTCCTATGCCCCTAAGGTGTTGTATTACATGGGACGTGTGAATGAGGAGCTGGCAAGGCGTTCCTACCTCCGTTCTGACTATCAGGCTGCGGTTGATTATTACAACCGATGTTCCAAGCGTTTTACCAGACACTCATGGACGGACGATGCTCTCTACAGGATGGCACGGGTACAGTATTACAACTTGAATCAGTCAGCTGAGGCCAGAAAGACGTTAAATACTATTCTCAGCAAGTACCAGGCGGGGGATAAGTATAAGGAGGCATTGGCTCTCCATCGTAAGATTCTTTCGGAAGTTAGAGGGGGCACTACGGCTTCAAAATCGCCTCAAAAGCATCAGCCAACATCACATACTACCACCACAGTAAGTAAGCCACGTAAGGCTTCTAATAAAGTTGCTCTCAAAGGGATTCGCTTTACAAGCAGTAATGACTATACTCGGGTCGTTATTGATTTAAGTGGAGAAGCAAAGCATCAGTATAAGTTTTTAAATGCTGATCCTGTTCGAAAGTTGCCGTTCAGACTTTATATTGATTTGGATGGGACTGTGCCTTCTCAGGCGGTAAAGGATGAACTGAAAATTTATGACGGCATCTTACAGATGATCCGTGTTGGTAAGCCGGTTCCGGGAACCAGCAGGGTTGTGCTTGATTTTGAATCAGTACAAAAATATACCGTTTTTGCGTTGGAAAATCCGTATAGGGTAGTTGTGGACGTCTCTGCGCCGAAGGATGGGAACATGAGCCATCCGCCTGTTGATTTGTCCAGAAAGCCATCTGTGCAGAAGCCTAAGAAGCCATCCCGTACAGTTCCACCTTCACGTAAGATTCCTGATCTTATTGAACAGCTCGGGTTGACTGTAAAAACAGTTATGATTGATGCTGGTCATGGTGGTAAAGATCCAGGTGCAGCTAAAAACAGAATTCGCGAAAAAGATTATGTTCTTAATGTTGCGAAAATGCTGGGTAAAAAACTTAAGGCAAAAGGGTTCAACGTGTTGTATACACGTTCGTCAGATGTCTTTATCCCTCTGGAAGAACGTACTGCAAAAGCGAACGTGCAAAAGGTTGATTTGTTTGTTTCATTGCATATTAACGCAAGCAGGAAGTCGAGAGTAAATGGCATTGAGACATATTACTTGAACTTAGCACGTTCAAAAAGTGCACGCCGTATCGCAGCGCGTGAGAACGCTATCTCAGAAAAGCGCATCAGTGATTTGCAATTTATTTTGACAGACTTGATGCTCAATTCCAAGATGCAGGAATCTAAGGCTCTCGCAGAACTGGTACAGAAAAGTATGGTAAAAAAAGTACGTGCCAAAGGCTGGAAGTCTAAGAGTAATGGAGTACGAAGTGCACCATTCTACGTTTTGATGGGGGCAAAAATGCCGTCCATTCTGGTAGAACTCGGGTATTGTTCAAACCCGACAGAAGCAAAACGTCTTCGTAATAATTCTTATTTGAATTTGCTGGCAGATGGTATTGCTGACGCATTAAGTACGTACAGAACTAACTTGAAGAACTATGCAGCGATGTAG